The Candidatus Dechloromonas phosphoritropha genome includes a region encoding these proteins:
- a CDS encoding efflux RND transporter permease subunit — MNLSELCIRRPVMTTLLMAAFLIFGIIGYRSLPVAELPSVDFPTIAVTANLPGASPETMAAAVATPLEGQFSTIAGLDSMTSTSAQGSTSITLQFSLDRNIDAAAQDVQSAISAALRKLPPNMPAPPSFRKVNPADSPIFYIAMSSTTLPLSLVNEYAETQLAQRLSTIPGVAQVQVYGSQKFAVRVQVNPDQLASRGIGIDELQQALGQSNVNQPVGQLDGNRQTFAIKDGGQLANAAAYRPLIVSWKNGAPVRLEEVATPIDSVENNKIASWNVDKRAIVLAIQRQPGANTIETVDAIKRILPSFQAKLPAAIEMKVLFDRSLSIREAINDVQFTLILAGFLVILVILLFLRNLSATLIPALALPISVVGTFAAMSVFGYSLDNLSLLALTLSVGFVVDDAIVMLENIVRHVEEGEPPFQAAIKGSREIGFTIISMTISLTAVFIPVLFMSGIVGRLLHEFAVTICAAILVSGFVSLTLTPMLCSRYIKHAEPESHGPVFLMFERFFTALTAAYERTLGMAMGHPRAILASFFATLLLTGFLFTQVPKDFIPSGDSGQIIAFTEGAQDVSFASMVQHQRAIAGIVAQDPDIASFMSSVGAGGIRPTANTGTVFMILKPRSERNSSPDEIIQRLRPKLAAVPGIKSYMQNPPVIRIGGQITAAQYQYTLQDTDLNELYQWTATLTERIRQLPGFVDVTNNLNNLSPVVALDIDRDKLATLGLTYGQVEDALQSAFSARQISTIYGSTNQYQVILEVAPEFQNRPETLSHLYVRSNSGKLIPLDTISHFSRKTQALTVNHQGQLPSVTISFNLLPGVSLGDAVDKIKKLEQEVSVPVSLNTSLQGTAQAFQSSLQGLGMLLMVAVLVVYLVLGILYESFIHPLTILSGLPAAGLGALLTLLIFRVDLSLYAFVGIIMLIGIVKKNAIMMIDFALARQRQDGMDAAEAIVKACLIRFRPIMMTTMAALVGTLPIALGLGAGAEVRRPLGLAVVGGLVVSQFLTLYLTPVVYLYLERFSTDSGDGSIL, encoded by the coding sequence ATGAATCTGTCTGAGCTTTGTATTCGCCGTCCGGTAATGACCACGCTGCTGATGGCAGCGTTCCTCATTTTCGGCATCATTGGCTACCGTTCCCTGCCCGTAGCTGAACTGCCCAGCGTCGACTTTCCGACGATTGCCGTAACGGCGAATTTGCCGGGGGCATCTCCGGAAACCATGGCAGCCGCTGTGGCAACCCCCCTTGAGGGGCAGTTCTCGACCATTGCAGGTCTCGATTCGATGACCTCAACCAGTGCCCAAGGCTCAACTTCAATCACACTTCAGTTTTCCCTGGATCGCAACATCGATGCGGCAGCCCAGGATGTGCAGTCTGCCATTTCCGCCGCCCTGCGCAAACTGCCGCCGAACATGCCAGCACCACCTTCGTTTCGCAAAGTAAACCCCGCTGACTCGCCAATTTTTTACATCGCCATGTCGTCGACAACACTGCCGTTGTCGTTGGTAAACGAGTACGCCGAAACCCAACTTGCCCAGCGCTTATCAACCATTCCCGGGGTGGCTCAGGTACAGGTTTACGGTTCCCAGAAATTCGCGGTGCGGGTCCAGGTCAACCCGGATCAGCTGGCAAGCCGCGGCATTGGCATCGACGAACTGCAACAGGCGCTTGGGCAGAGCAACGTCAATCAACCGGTCGGCCAACTCGATGGTAACCGTCAAACCTTTGCCATCAAGGATGGCGGCCAACTTGCCAATGCGGCTGCCTACCGCCCGCTTATCGTAAGTTGGAAGAATGGCGCCCCGGTGCGCCTGGAGGAAGTCGCGACACCCATCGACAGCGTTGAAAACAACAAGATTGCCAGTTGGAACGTGGATAAGCGCGCCATTGTTTTGGCCATCCAGCGCCAACCCGGCGCCAACACCATCGAAACGGTCGATGCCATCAAGCGGATCCTTCCGTCCTTCCAGGCCAAGCTGCCGGCAGCGATCGAAATGAAAGTGTTGTTCGACCGCAGCCTCTCCATCCGCGAAGCCATCAATGACGTCCAATTCACCCTGATTCTTGCTGGATTCCTGGTAATCCTTGTGATCTTGCTCTTTCTGCGGAACCTTTCGGCAACGCTCATTCCGGCGTTGGCGTTACCGATTTCGGTCGTCGGAACCTTTGCCGCAATGTCGGTGTTCGGTTATAGCCTTGACAACCTTTCCCTGCTGGCCTTGACCTTGTCCGTCGGCTTTGTGGTGGATGACGCCATAGTCATGCTGGAAAACATTGTGCGCCATGTTGAAGAGGGGGAGCCTCCATTTCAGGCTGCGATCAAAGGTTCAAGGGAAATTGGATTTACTATCATTTCAATGACCATTTCCCTGACTGCGGTTTTTATTCCCGTACTCTTCATGAGCGGAATAGTTGGCCGGCTCCTGCATGAATTTGCAGTGACCATCTGTGCCGCCATTCTGGTTTCCGGATTCGTTTCACTGACGCTCACGCCGATGCTGTGCAGTCGCTACATCAAACATGCGGAGCCAGAATCTCACGGCCCGGTATTCCTAATGTTCGAGCGCTTCTTTACTGCTTTGACGGCGGCTTATGAACGTACGCTCGGCATGGCCATGGGGCATCCAAGAGCGATATTGGCCAGTTTTTTTGCCACTCTGTTGCTAACCGGGTTTCTCTTTACGCAAGTGCCCAAGGATTTTATCCCGAGCGGGGATTCAGGCCAGATCATCGCCTTCACCGAGGGAGCGCAGGACGTTTCCTTCGCCTCAATGGTTCAGCATCAACGAGCCATCGCCGGGATTGTGGCGCAGGATCCGGATATTGCCTCGTTTATGTCGTCTGTCGGCGCAGGTGGTATCCGGCCAACCGCCAACACCGGCACGGTATTCATGATCCTCAAGCCGCGCAGTGAACGCAATTCCTCTCCGGACGAAATCATTCAGCGCTTGCGGCCAAAGCTGGCTGCCGTGCCTGGCATCAAGTCGTATATGCAGAATCCCCCGGTCATTCGAATAGGTGGCCAGATCACGGCGGCGCAGTATCAATATACCTTGCAGGATACCGATCTGAATGAACTGTACCAATGGACGGCTACCTTGACCGAGCGCATCCGCCAACTGCCAGGCTTCGTCGATGTGACCAACAATCTCAACAACCTCAGTCCGGTGGTTGCCCTCGATATTGACCGCGACAAGCTGGCAACCCTGGGTCTTACTTATGGCCAGGTAGAGGATGCCCTCCAGAGCGCGTTCAGTGCACGGCAGATCTCCACCATCTACGGTTCGACCAATCAATATCAGGTCATTCTCGAAGTTGCGCCGGAGTTTCAGAACAGGCCGGAAACTTTGTCACATCTCTATGTCCGCAGTAACAGCGGCAAACTCATACCGCTCGATACGATCTCCCACTTTAGCCGCAAGACACAGGCGCTGACGGTAAACCATCAGGGCCAATTACCATCGGTCACCATATCCTTCAATTTGTTACCAGGCGTATCCCTTGGAGATGCAGTGGACAAGATCAAGAAGCTGGAGCAGGAAGTAAGTGTGCCGGTCTCTCTCAACACCAGCCTGCAGGGAACCGCGCAAGCATTCCAATCCTCGCTACAGGGCCTTGGCATGCTTTTGATGGTGGCCGTTCTCGTGGTTTATCTGGTTCTCGGCATCCTCTACGAAAGTTTTATCCACCCCCTGACCATCCTTTCCGGGTTGCCCGCCGCCGGTCTGGGTGCACTACTGACGCTGCTTATATTCCGCGTCGACCTGAGCCTCTACGCTTTCGTCGGCATCATCATGCTGATCGGCATCGTCAAGAAAAATGCCATTATGATGATCGACTTCGCCTTGGCTAGGCAAAGGCAGGATGGGATGGATGCGGCTGAAGCAATCGTCAAGGCCTGTCTGATACGTTTCAGGCCAATCATGATGACCACCATGGCGGCGTTGGTAGGAACGCTTCCCATCGCGCTCGGCCTTGGTGCCGGCGCGGAGGTCAGACGACCCCTTGGCTTGGCGGTGGTGGGGGGGCTAGTTGTCTCCCAATTTC